In one Kitasatospora cineracea genomic region, the following are encoded:
- a CDS encoding AAA family ATPase — MVQEYGAVLSALRGWGNVRPTEGGWLARCPVHDDRQGSLLVLAAGDGRVELDCLGGDCDPQDVAAALRLGPENVVVAPPAFEDGPGWLWPGYVPEAGVTVIDGEDGTSALVVALDVAARIAQGGTLPDGQQHQQARGVLALASPQNAQRMTELLAVSGPGADRIEVAEVLGGRGGQRGLRLPSDADRLEQLLRERAPDLVVLDLMSLCPYRMPVGRALRALADVAARLGTAVIAVREASKRSGWMAAHRAQEAARPSMAAAVHLVVAGADGALALVPVHTSHWTVMGGLQFQAPGHRPVVWSSRFPHGSGQALAWADVRRRRPASTNARDLLCSLLSAGPVPTRDVLAAAVAAGLAPRTVQRARQQLGVVASKTARGWVLSLPEQGPSGGGALVEGQ; from the coding sequence GTGGTGCAGGAGTACGGGGCGGTGCTGTCGGCGCTGCGCGGCTGGGGCAACGTCCGGCCGACCGAGGGAGGGTGGCTCGCCCGCTGCCCGGTGCACGACGACCGGCAGGGCTCCCTCCTGGTGCTCGCCGCCGGAGACGGCCGCGTGGAGCTGGACTGCCTCGGCGGCGACTGCGACCCGCAGGACGTGGCAGCGGCGCTGCGGCTGGGCCCGGAGAACGTCGTGGTCGCGCCGCCGGCGTTCGAGGACGGGCCGGGCTGGCTCTGGCCCGGGTACGTGCCGGAGGCCGGAGTGACCGTGATCGACGGGGAGGACGGCACGAGCGCCCTAGTGGTCGCCCTCGACGTGGCGGCGCGGATCGCGCAGGGCGGCACCCTCCCGGACGGCCAGCAGCACCAGCAGGCCCGCGGGGTCCTGGCGCTCGCCTCGCCGCAGAACGCCCAGCGGATGACCGAGCTGCTGGCGGTCTCCGGCCCGGGGGCCGACCGGATCGAGGTCGCCGAGGTTCTGGGCGGGCGCGGCGGGCAGCGGGGGCTGCGCCTGCCCTCCGACGCCGACCGCCTCGAACAGCTCCTGCGCGAGCGCGCCCCGGACCTGGTGGTGCTGGACCTGATGTCGCTGTGCCCCTACCGGATGCCGGTCGGCCGGGCGCTGCGCGCACTGGCGGACGTGGCGGCCCGCCTCGGCACGGCCGTGATCGCGGTGCGGGAGGCCTCGAAGCGGTCGGGCTGGATGGCCGCGCACCGCGCGCAGGAGGCCGCCCGGCCCTCGATGGCAGCCGCGGTGCACCTGGTCGTCGCCGGAGCCGACGGAGCGCTGGCGCTGGTGCCGGTGCACACCAGCCACTGGACGGTGATGGGCGGCCTGCAGTTCCAGGCACCGGGCCACCGGCCGGTGGTGTGGAGCAGCCGGTTCCCGCACGGGAGCGGCCAGGCCCTCGCCTGGGCGGACGTGCGCCGGCGCCGTCCGGCGAGCACCAACGCCCGGGACCTGCTGTGCAGCCTGCTGTCGGCCGGACCGGTGCCCACCCGGGACGTCCTGGCTGCGGCGGTCGCGGCCGGCCTCGCACCGCGTACGGTGCAGCGGGCCCGGCAGCAGCTCGGCGTGGTGGCGTCGAAGACCGCCCGGGGGTGGGTGCTCTCCCTACCGGAGCAGGGCCCCTCCGGGGGAGGGGCCCTGGTGGAGGGTCAGTGA